From the Purpureocillium takamizusanense chromosome 6, complete sequence genome, one window contains:
- a CDS encoding uncharacterized protein (EggNog:ENOG503P4TR~TransMembrane:4 (i70-91o103-121i168-194o499-522i)), whose translation MAAAADDVKIQPLSASSTAYDLDDMGVSSTKPLRPNSRHSSASSQRAGPSYAYENFHRGKQLRRMGLFSLCRWLLTVALAMSIYGVIWSYGNKDALPARKKKEFNTLVIGLSIGLSLNLASSLKRDVGELRWWLLSQRDYTPQEADLILQSENLSRLIMLGWTSRRPLVHAFMLLFLALNLASQLALALLGITYNVNPADKFTVTQPGMVGIPDMSDIQVRPALANNTSRNLNESQTINARRYTANTFGVVSLSLQSALIIDLPKPGKIYNPDDPLLFWDEDRKTWSYVFYEATPDDEPFQPNVASNRSISVYAECKGWRVVKGGDGLNYTFTVDFGNGTKQDWETPYINGPDQTTFLHDPSTQSGDFSGRVDAFEASRTEPWAYSCEITIDPVVNAVIKEQEVGVNVTQYAAPAIALQGYGSSPNGLTNDTKPFQWQSYPAESYFGEACYGAADRMALLVARFAIGSIAVTAQTNRNIKARGMAPLKGITLEITNWTYLHLILGLTVGIQLLIAVVSILVANRVQVRCHSFLSMAALIRPALQDVSSRASAADGQEVASMMGKETRLRYARERGGGFQIRSSGI comes from the coding sequence atggccgccgccgccgacgatgtgAAGATCCAGCCTCtgtcggcgtcctcgacggcctatgatctcgacgacatgggcgTCTCCTCCACCAAGCCCTTGCGGCCCAACAGCCGCCactcctcggcgtcctcgcaGCGGGCCGGGCCCAGCTACGCGTACGAGAATTTCCACCGCGGCAAACAGCTGCGACGGATGGGACTGTTCAGCCTCTGTCGCTGGCTCCTCAccgtcgcgctcgccatGTCCATCTACGGCGTCATCTGGAGCTACGGGAACAAGGACGCCCTACCGGCcagaaagaagaaggagtTCAACACGCTCGTCATTGGCCTTTCCATAGGCCTCAGCCTGAACCTCGCCAGCTCCCTCAAGAGGGacgtgggcgagctgcgaTGGTGGCTGCTGAGCCAGCGCGATTACACGCCCCAAGAGGCCGATTTGATCTTGCAGAGCGAGAATCTTAGCCGGCTCATCATGCTGGGCTGGACGTCGCGTCGCCCACTCGTGCATGCCTTTATGCTTTTGTTCCTGGCGCTCAATCTGGCCTCGCaacttgcccttgccctACTCGGCATCACCTACAATGTCAACCCGGCCGATAAATTCACAGTCACTCAGCCGGGCATGGTCGGTATCCCAGACATGTCCGACATCCAGGTGCGGCCGGCACTTGCAAATAACACTTCTCGGAATCTTAACGAATCTCAAACTATCAATGCGAGGCGATACACCGCCAATACCTTTGGTGTCGTGTCCCTTTCCCTTCAGTCGGCCCTTATCATCGACCTGCCCAAGCCCGGCAAAATCTACAACCCAGACGACCCCTTACTGTTTTGGGACGAAGACAGGAAAACGTGGTCGTATGTTTTCTATGAAGCGACACCCGACGATGAGCCATTCCAGCCCAACGTTGCCTCGAACCGGTCGATTTCTGTCTACGCTGAGTGCAAGGGTTGGCGTGTAGTGAAGGGCGGTGACGGACTTAACTACACCTTTACTGTCGACTTCGGCAACGGAACCAAGCAAGACTGGGAAACACCGTACATAAACGGCCCAGATCAGACCACGTTCCTCCACGACCCGTCGACACAATCTGGGGACTTCTCGGGTcgcgtcgacgccttcgAGGCCTCCAGGACGGAGCCTTGGGCGTATAGCTGCGAAATCACCATTGACCCCGTTGTAAACGCGGTCATCAAGGAACAAGAAGTCGGCGTCAATGTGACGCAGTACGCGGCACCAGCCATTGCCCTCCAGGGATACGGCTCATCGCCGAACGGTCTGACAAACGACACCAAGCCGTTCCAGTGGCAAAGCTACCCGGCCGAGTCGTACTTTGGTGAAGCGTGTTATGGCGCTGCCGACAGAATGGCCCTGCTTGTCGCGAGGTTCGCGATTggcagcatcgccgtcacGGCACAGACCAACCGAAACATCAAGGCCCGTGGCATGGCGCCTCTGAAGGGTATCACTCTCGAGATCACGAATTGGACGTATCTGCACCTCATCCTCGGTCTCACAGTCGGCATACAGCTGCTCATTGCTGTCGTCTCGATTCTCGTTGCCAACCGCGTGCAGGTACGGTGTCACAGCTTCCTCTCCATGGCAGCGCTCATTCGGCCCGCGCTGCAAGACGTCAGTAGCCGGGCGAGCGCGGCAGATGGGCAGGAAGTCGCGTCCATGATGGGCAAGGAGACGCGGCTTCGATATGCTCGGGAACGTGGCGGTGGCTTCCAGATTCGATCAAGCGGGATTTGA
- a CDS encoding uncharacterized protein (EggNog:ENOG503NV8N~TransMembrane:9 (o12-31i52-70o82-99i106-123o143-161i376-395o401-420i484-507o519-537i)~COG:Q) yields MARASVASLSRLLYVASTLLVLFFVFVSFLVNFGKKNHDARALLRKNVLRSAVLCLIAGAYVAEAVLVALRGDALAQRQDHAVAAVYYALAWTAVCLRRRLVVSEVFGVATLSIVFGVPAWTIETVVSGGDGGGRTREQSTVLVVQLARLLLAVGPLVDCLSRRPWRKQKSVGSPEEETPFLGHGTDDPSSSYGTDQQSISSKSTSDSGAAGDEDDEEEDEEGKDIRTTQLRKSGSWTVYLENFKVFLPYLIPRDDIKVQACLLVCVLCLIGDRIFNILVPSQLGIVADKLLDRQLPYADLGVYLALTLVHDNSGLQMVLALAKIPVEQFSYRRLTNAAFAHVMSLAMEFHADRDSAEVMKAVEQGGALTRVLDTAVLEMLPTVADMAVAFVLLYVKFNAAVALCMVTASLLFLAAEVVTSSWNVGNRRRVTRAERREARVMHQAVQGWVTVSAFNMFSHERRRFGAAVDGHLLAKRDWSRWDAYITALSEAIIPVTFFSLACLVVHEVHAGRSSPGDFVFLIQYWDFLIWPIKFLSHEYRYLMADLIDAERLLDLLTTEPTVADKAGAPRLGPVVEGKVEFDHVDFAYDDKRTAIHDVSIVARPGETVALVGTTGAGKSTLVKLLLRYYDVTGGGVRIDGHDVRDVTQGSLRDVIGVVPQDPLLFNASIMENLRYARLSATDDEVYEACRAAAIHDKILSFTDGYATKVGEQGVKLSGGEVQRLAIARVFLKDPPVLVLDEATSAVDTETEAEIQAALRRVSRRRTTFVVAHRLSTVVRADQILVLHEGSVVERGRHQELLDKGGKYAALWRKQLGGTDEDILVDL; encoded by the coding sequence ATGGCTCGGGCCTCTGTTGCCAGCCTCTCCAGGCTTCTATACGTAGCCTCCACGCTCCTGGTACTATTCTTCGTCTTTGTATCGTTTCTCGTCAACTTCGGCAAGAAGAAccacgacgcgcgcgccctcctGCGGAAGAACGTGCTCCGGTCGGCCGTCCTATGCCTCATCGCGGGCGCGTACGTCGCTGAGGCGGTCCTCGTTGCGCTGCGAGGCGATGCCCTGGCACAGCGCCAGGAtcatgccgtcgcggccgtctACTATGCCCTGGCCTGGACCGCCGTCTGtctgaggcggcggctcgtggtCAGCGAGGTCTTCGGCGTCGCGACGCTCTCCATTGTGTTTGGCGTCCCGGCATGGACTATTGAGACGGTGGTgtccggcggcgacggcggcggccggacgAGGGAGCAGTCGACGGTGCTTGTCGTGCAGCTCGCACGGCTGCTCCTCGCTGTTGGCCCCCTCGTGGATTGTCTATCTCGTCGCCCCTGGCGGAAGCAAAAGAGTGTCGGGAGCCCGGAAGAGGAGACCCCCTTtctcggccacggcactgatgacccgtcgtcgtcgtacggcACGGATCAACAGTCCATTAGCAGCAAGTCCACGTCGGACTCGGGCGcagccggcgacgaagatgacgaggaggaggatgaggaaggCAAGGATATCCGGACCACGCAGCTGCGCAAGAGCGGCAGCTGGACCGTCTACCTCGAAAACTTCAAGGTCTTCCTCCCGTACCTGATCCCCCGGGACGACATCAAGGTCCAGGCATGCCTGCTCGTCTGCGTGCTCTGCCTCATCGGCGACCGCATCTTCAACATCCTCGTCCCCTCgcagctcggcatcgtcgccgacaagctcctcgACCGACAGCTCCCGTACGCGGACCTGGGCGTGTACCTGGCGCTGACGCTCGTGCACGACAACTCGGGCCTGCAGATGGTGCTCGCGCTGGCCAAGATCCCCGTCGAGCAGTTCTCGTACCGGCGGCTCACCAACGCGGCCTTTGCGCACGTCATGTCGCTGGCCATGGAGTTCCACGCCGACCGCGACTCGGCCGAGGTGATGAAGGCCGTGGAGCAAGGGGGAGCGCTCACCCGCGTGCTCGACACGGCGGTGCTGGAGATGCtgcccaccgtcgccgacatggccgtcgcctttGTGCTGCTGTACGTCAAGttcaacgccgccgtcgcgctgtgCATGGTCACGGCGTCgctgctcttcctcgccgcagAGGTCGTCACGTCCAGCTGGAACGTCGGCAACAGGCGCCGCGTCACCCGCGCGGAGCGTCGCGAGGCGAGGGTCATGCACCAGGCCGTCCAGGGCTGGGTCACCGTCTCGGCCTTCAACATGTTCTcccacgagcgccgccgcttcggtgccgccgtcgacgggcacctcctcgccaagAGGGACTGGTCCAGGTGGGACGCGTACATCACGGCCCTCAGCGAGGCCATTATCCCCGTCACCTTCTTCTCCCTGgcgtgcctcgtcgtccacgaggtgcacgccggccgctcctcgcccggcgacttcgtcttcctcatccAGTACTGGGACTTCCTCATCTGGCCCATCAAGTTCCTGTCGCACGAGTACCGCTACCTCATGGCCgacctcatcgacgccgagcgcctgctcgacctgctcACCACGGagcccaccgtcgccgacaaggccggcgcgccacgcctcggccccgtcgtcgagggcaaggtCGAGTTCGACCACGTCGACTTTGCCTACGACGACAAGCGCACGGCGATCCACGacgtcagcatcgtcgcgcGCCCGGGTGAGACGGTCGCGCTGGTGGGCAccacgggcgcgggcaagtCGACGCTCGTCAAGCTCCTGCTGCGGTACTACGACGTaacgggcggcggcgtgcgcatcgacggccacgacgtgCGCGACGTGACGCAGGGCTCGCTGCGGGACGTCATCGGCGTCGTGCCGCAGGACCCCCTACTCTTCAACGCGTCCATCATGGAGAACCTGCGGTACGCGCGTCTCTCGGCCACCGACGATGAGGTATACGAGGCgtgccgcgcggcggccatccaCGACAAGATCCTCTCCTTTACCGACGGGTACGCGACCAAGGTCGGTGAGCAGGGTGTCAAGCTatccggcggcgaggtgcagCGCCTGGCTATCGCGCGCGTCTTCCTCAAAGACCCGCCCGTCTTGGTGCTCGACGAAGCCacgagcgccgtcgacacggagaccgaggcggagatccaggcggcgctgcggcgagTCAGCAGGAGGCGCACGACCTTTGTGGTCGCGCACCGGCTGTCGACGGTGGTGCGCGCGGACCAGATCCTCGTCCTGCACGAGGGCTCCGTCGTGGAAAGGGGCAGGCAtcaggagctgctggacaagGGAGGCAAGTATGCGGCCTTGTGGCGgaagcagctcggcggcacggacgaggacatcctcgtcgacttATAG
- the ATF1_1 gene encoding Alcohol acetyltransferase (COG:S~EggNog:ENOG503P0K5): protein MAVATSLSLAKAEATPRVIRNLSCSELYQAAVHLLGQYVGAVISCRYAVPPHLRSQDADAELRLALEAALAQTVLDHPLLQCGIINEDSRKPSFVELDAVDFANHVDWVTLDASDDLHGALRSTLEARISRNYPDGATRPGWRVVVLQPHPGGDSAVLEVVFLYNHIVVDGMSGKIFHETLLHHLNSQDPQEPVPNLDRRVLHLVDTAARFPPAPETVTAYPISIYFFVGALWKAFRPNFFAAREGLLAKWAPIQLKPYKTNLRVVTVGSGSLCNILRLCRANKTTLTGLLHGIALLSFARQLDVATAPGFESGTAIDMRRSTPKAPDGYPWYDPSRTACNILSTIFHRFDKRLVSDVRRQLDAAPPPDDAGGYDQLWMEALAPVVWAAAQRTRREIEAALALGNRNNMLGLLKYASDWRATMRAQASKPRAGSWGVSNIGVIDGHAPSAKTDCGAHWSVESCTFTMSAEATGTAVHISAVSVKGGELSVELAWQDVVDGTVINQLGDDLKQWLEYFGTSKVNTS, encoded by the exons atggcggTAGCAACTTCTCTGAGCTTGGCCAAGGCTGAGGCCACACCAAGAGTCATTCGCAACCTGTCCTGCAG CGAGCTGTATCAGGCTGCCGTCCATCTCCTGGGCCAGTACGTCGGCGCTGTCATTTCATGCCGCtacgccgtgccgccgcatcTCCGGAGCCAAGATGCAGACGCCGAGCTGCGActggcgctcgaggcggcaCTCGCGCAAACCGTGCTGGACCACCCCTTGTTGCAGtgcggcatcatcaacgaGGATTCGCGGAAACCATCTTTTGTCGAGCTTGATGCCGTTGATTTCGCGAACCATGTGGATTGGGTGACCCTGGATGCATCAGACGACCTGCACGGGGCGCTGCGTTCTACTCTAGAAGCAAGAATCAGCCGCAACTATCCTGATGGAGCAACTCGCCCGGGATGGAGGGTTGTGGTATTACAACCTCACCCAGGGGGCGATTCAGCGGTGCTTGAAGTCGTCTTCCTCTACAACCACATCGTCGTGGATGGCATGAGCGGCAAGATCTTTCACGAAaccctcctccaccatctCAACTCTCAGGACCCCCAGGAGCCGGTACCAAACCTTGATCGCCGCGTCCTCCACCTTGTTGACACGGCGGCACGGTTCCCGCCAGCACCTGAGACTGTCACTGCGTACCCCATCAGCATCTACTTCTTTGTTGGTGCCCTCTGGAAGGCGTTCAGGCCCAACTTCTTTGCCGCGCGAGAGGGCCTGCTCGCGAAGTGGGCGCCCATACAACTGAAGCCATACAAGACAAATCTCCGGGTCGTTACCGTCGGAAGCGGGTCTTTGTGCAATATCCTACGCCTCTGCAGGGCAAACAAGACGACGCTCACGGGCCTCCTGCATGGCATCGCGCTGCTTTCATTTGCCAGACAGCTCGAtgtcgcgacggcgcccggcTTCGAATCTGGCACGGCCATTGACATGCGCAGGAGCACACCAAAGGCTCCCGACGGCTACCCGTGGTATGATCCAAGCCGGACGGCCTGCAACATCCTCTCCACCATATTCCACCGGTTCGACAAACGCCTTGTGAGCGATGTGCgtcgccagctcgacgcagCACCTCCTCCGGATGATGCGGGCGGTTACGATCAATTGTGGATGGAGGCTCTCGCCCCCGTCGTttgggcagcggcgcaaCGAACGCGCCGAGAGATcgaggcggccctcgcgctgGGCAATCGCAACAACATGCTCGGGCTTCTCAAGTACGCGTCCGACTGGCgcgcgacgatgcgggcTCAGGCGTCGAAGCCCCGGGCCGGGTCGTGGGGGGTGAGTAACATTGGCGTCATCGACGGGCACGCGCCGAGCGCGAAGACGGACTGCGGGGCACACTGGAGCGTCGAATCTTGCACTTTTACCATGAGtgccgaggcgacgggcacggcggtgCATATCAGCGCTGTCTCGGTCAAAGGAGGCGAGCTCAGCGTCGAGCTGGCCTGGCAGGACGTGGTTGATGGGACGGTCATCAACCAGCTGGGAGACGACCTGAAGCAATGGTTGGAGTATTTCGGAACATCCAAGGTCAACACCTCCTAG